The nucleotide window CGTGCCCTCGTAGACCTCCGGCACCCATGTATTGAACGGGAACTGCTCGGTCTCGAAAAAGAGCGCGAATAACAGGCCCAGCCCTACGATAAACCCGAACGACGGGTTCAGTACGTCGGACGTGCGCGACGCGAGATGCGCGATATTGAGCGTACCGGTCGCGGAGTAAAGAAGCCCTATCGCGGCAAGCATCAGCATCGACACCGCGCCCGACATCACGATATATTTGAAGCCGCCGCGCGAACCCATCCGCATACTCCCGGACGAGGCCATACCCACTACGGCGATACTGCCTATTTCCATCATCACGAATAGGTTGAACAGGTCGGACGTCATCAGCATCGCTATCGACGAGAAGATGAACAGGTTGAACAGCAGGTGGAAGTAGGTCGTCCGGGACTTGTTCATATCGTTTATCTCGATTAGCAGCGCGATCAGGTAGATCACCAGTCCCGCGCAGAGGGCTAACGGCCCGAGGTACAGTACGATCCCATACGGGGCGGGCCATCCGCCCATCTGGATGACGCTCCCGCCGGTTAAAAGGGTCGGCATGAGCAGGGTAATACCTATCGCCAATCCGATGACGTAAGTAACCACATTCAGGAGCTTCCCGAAGCGTTTATGGATAATCGTCCCGAGCGGGAGAAGAAACGCCGCGATCAGCGGCAGTATGAGAAACAGAGTGGGATTTAAACCTTTCACTCGACCACCTCTTTCTGCTGATGTTCCCGTTCCTCGTTACCGAGGGAATGAACTTCCAGCGATTTATGGGTATGGAAATAATTCAGGCAGATTACCAGCCCTACGGCGGTAGTCCCGAACGCGATCACTATAGAAGTCAGCACCAGCGCCTGCGGGAGCGGATCGACCATCGCCGCCGCGCTCGACACAGCCTGGGTGATAATAGGCGCGGCCGCGTCCTCCTTGTACCCTAACGCGATTAAAAGGATATTCACGCCGGTCTGGAGGATATTTATCGATAGCAGTATCTTGATGATATTACTGCGGGTCAGGATGCCGAACACGCCGATTGTCATCACGGCGCCGGCGGTAATCAGGAACACGGTACCCGGATTCATACGCTTTCCTCCCCGATACTTTCGCTGATAAAGTGAAAGCCTATATTAGAAATCTCGACCGCGACCTTGATACCGATCAGGATATAAAGGATGGTCGCGAAATAGCTGGAAAAGAGGTTGCCGATATTCCCGGTCGGGAAAAAGTCCTGAAGGAAATAATCGGAGTTGACCATCCCGAGAAGCCCGACGATGAGTATTCCCATCCCCGCGAGGCTTTCGAGCATCAGGTACATCGACGGACGGAACGCCTTACGGAACACCATCGATACGAGAATCACCCCGCTCGCGATCACCGCGCCTCCGGGGAAACCTCCGCCCGGCGTCAGGTGGCCGTGCAGGATAATAAACGCGCCGAGGATAAAAACGAGGAGATTGACGACCGGCACCGATGAGGTCATAATCTGGGTCGGCGGGGTCACCTTTTTCGCGGTACGTTTGCGTATCAGCAGGCTGACCGCCGCGGACGACGCGAACAGGACGAGCACCTCGCCCAACGTATCGAAGCCCCGGTAATTCACGACTATCGAGGTCACGATATTCGCGCTACTCTCCTCAAACCCCGCCTCGCCCCACTTGACTTCGGGCTTGGCCGACGGGTTTACCGACTTGATAATATAACGGTACGAGACCCGTTTATTGAGCTCGGAAGAGTTGAGTCCCTTACCGCCGCCGGAGGTATCGGTTAACGCGACTGTTATCAGGTAAACCGCTATCGCGAGGAATATCAGGGCGGCGACGTTGATCAGCGACTGGTATCTAGTTTTCATCGCGTTCCCCCTTCCCGGGCTTGTAGCCGTCCTCTTCGAGGCGGCGGAGCGCGAAAAAGTACAACGCCGTGGAAAGCACCGCGCCTATCGAGGCTTCGGTGATCGCGACGTCGAACGCCTTCATCAGGACGAAAAGGAGCGCGGCTATCAGGCTCACGACCCCTGTGATGAGCGCGGCGGATTTGAGCGAGCGGACGAACAGTACCGCGATACCGCCCGCGCAGATGACTGCGCCGATTACTATAATAAACGCGGTCATTTCTTTCCCCCCAATTCTTCACTTTTCCCTTCGGAAGGAGTCTTATCCCTGCCGCCGGCGAACGGGATACCCGAATTCTTCGCGGCGCGAGCGAGAGCATGACTGCCGATCGGGTTGGTCAGTACGACAAACCCCGCGATCACGAGCGCGCGTAGTATCCATGACGGCTCCCAGAAGATCAACCCCACGCACACGGACAGGAATCCCATCGTGGTGGCCTTCGTCCCGGCCTGGAGCTTATTGTACACGTCGGGCATACGCACGATACCTAGCGTGCCGACAAAGATAAAAAACGCGCCGATAAAGAAAAACACGAACGCGATAATTTTCATTACGATCATCAGAAGCCTCCCTCACGGTAGCGCGCGACAACCAGCACCGCCCCGAACGAAAGTATAGCGTAGATTATCGCGATATCCAGCACGAACGAATTGCCGGTCAGCGCCGCGATAACCAGAAGTACGGCGGTAATTAAAGTGGTTAACACGTCGAGGGACACCATTTTCTCGACCGGATGCCTGAGCCGGATCAGGGCGAAGACGCCGAGCGAGAGGGATACCGCGAAAAATGCAAAGAGAATCGCGAATACTATTTCCATTATTACCTCAAATCGATCTATTATCGAACTATAAAATTCACTCCGCGATACGGCGGATATGTTTCTCGAAGGGAGCCATGATCTGTTCGGCGGTTTCGGCGGTATCGACGCAATGAATCTCAAGCTCGTCGTTCTTCATATCGACCGATAACGTGCCGGGGGTCAGTGTGATCGAATTGGCGAGAAGCATCCTCGCGCCCTCGTTGGAAAGTTTCATGCGGCCGCGTTTGATAGTGGGATGAATCGGGAGCTTGGGATTAAGCACAATACCCGCGATATGAAAATTCGCCCTGACCATCTCCTTGAGGAAAAATGGGATATAGACGATCATCCAGAACCATCGCACGGGATTGAGAATCTTGACGCTGATGTCGAAAAAGTTCAGGATGGCGATAGCGCCGATCAGGGAAACAACGCCGCCGGCGATCAGTTCCTCAACCGCGAAACTGCCCGCGAAAATGAAATAAACCGCCAAGCACAGGATAAAAGCTGTGAAAAATTTCACAATCTGCTTCACAACGGCTCCTTAGATATTCTTAGATATATATATTATCAAATAATAATGCGTATGTCAATACTTGACAATAAAAATATCCAGAAATATTTTAATGCAGAACAGGAATAAAGCAATAATACGACTGAATTGATAAAAAAAAGGCCGCTTGCTTGTCCCGAATGAAATGAGGGATGGCCTTATCCGATATACCCGTCATACCGGACTTGCCGAGGGATAAAAAAGGCCGCCCACGAAGGGCGGCCCGATGATTATTACTTTATCACTTTCTTTATCTTTCCTTCTAACTCTTTTTCGGATACCCCGCCGACAATTTTCTCGACCAGATTACCCTTGCTGTCCAGTATAACAGTAACCGGTATAGCGGATATTCCGCCGTAAGCGGATTCTATTTCCGCCTTGCTCATAATCACGGGATAATTGACGCCTTTGTTCTTGATAAATTTCTTAGCGACGCCGGCTTCATCATCCAACGAGATACCGATAAACTGGATTTTACCGCCGTACTTTTTCTGGAGATTGACAAATCCGGGGATTTCTTCTACACAAGGCCCGCACCAGGTCGCGAAGAAATTCACGATCACCGGCTTGCCTTTGTAATCGGAAGGGGAAACATTTTTCCCGCTGGTTACATCCTGACCCTTGAAATTATACCCGCCCTTTGATTCAGGCTCGGGCTTATCGGGGGTCGGAGGGCCGTCAGGGGTGATTTTTTCGTTCACATAAGATTTCACTTTTTTAACAAACGTATCATACCCGGTACCGCCGACGATTTTATCGACAATCTGACCCTTTTTATCGATAATAAAGGTAGTCGGTATACTCGGTATTCCGCCGTAAGCCTTCTGCATTGCGGCGTCGGCCATAAACACGGGATAATCGACTTTATTCTTCTTAACAAAACCCTTCGCCACATCGGCGCCGTTGTCGAGAGACGCCCCGAGCACGATCAGGTCGCTTTTATAAACCTTATTGAGCTTGACGAGATCGGGGATTTCACTGACACACGGAGGGCACCATGTCGCCCAGAAGTTCAGGACAACAACCTTACCCTTATAATCGCTCAGCGATACTTTTTTACCGGAGGTAACATCCACAGCCTTGAAATCAGACGCAAGCTTAGAGTTATCGATCTTATCCTCTTTTTTGTCGTCTTTCGGCTTATCTTTTTTCGGCTTGTTCCAAAACTTCGCCGAAGCCAGGCCGGTAACAAAAAATACGCCCGCCATAGCCAGCAACACACCCATTACCCATTTGCGGTCTTTTTTCATAAAATCCTCCTGAAAATTTCAACCTACGATAAGTATATCATAACAGGAGAATATTTCAACTAAATTTCCACATTTGTCCGGTAAAATCAAATTTAAGCGGCTTTGTACGCCGTTATTTATTTGGCGTACTTCAATATCAGCGCCTTGAACTCCTCGTAGCTCTTCGAACCGATTATCCTTCCGGCAATCGTCCCGTCGGGGCCGACTATGACAGTCGTCGGGATCGCGCTGACGCCGCCGTACTGCTGGGTCAGGTTATAATCGCCCAGCCCCACCGGGTAATTCATATTCATATCGAGCGCGAACTGCTTCACGGCGGCCGCCCCGATCGTATCCACCGATACCCCGATAATCTGGAGCTTGTCCTTCATCTCCGCCTGGAGACGGATGAACGCCGGGATTTCGGCTCTGCACGGCGGACACCATGTCGCCCAGAAGTTCACGAATACGACCTTTCCTTTATACTGCGAGAGCGTAATATTCTGCCCGCTCAGCAGGTTCTGCACCGTAAAATCGGGGGCAAGGTTCGCGGACTGAGGCTGAGGAGCCGTGTCGGACGTACCGCCGCCCGCGCCGATAAACGGTATCAGCATCTCCTCGAACTGTTCGAGCGAACGGGCGCCTACGAATTTCTTCGCGGGATTGCCGTTACGGTCGATAATGAAGCTGGTCGGCACCCCGGTAATATCGCCGTACCCCTTCTCCATCCCGGGAACCTGCATCACGACAGGGTACTGTATCCCGGACTGGCGGATATAATCGTCCACCGGATCGACCGTGTTATCGATCGATACCCCGATAATCACGATATCGTTGGAATATTTATTCTGGAGCGCGATCAGATCGGGGATTTCCTCTCTGCACGGGTCGCACCATGTCGCCCAGAAGTTCACGAGCACCACTTTTCCCTTATAATCGGACACCTTCACCGTCTTTCCGGTTAAAATATCCACTCCCGTAAAATCGATAGCGTTCTTCGGGTCGGCAGTCTGCCCGTTAGCCGCGGGAGTATCCGTCTTCGGGAGGAAAGTCGGTATCGCGATAAAGAGCGCAATCCCGATGAGGAATATCCCGCTGATGATCTCCACGGTTTTCATATGTTTCTTAATCGACTTGAAGAGCGAAAGGAGTTTCTTGGTCGCGACTCCGGTCAGGATAAACGGTACCCCCAATCCGAGGGAGTACACGACCAGCATGATTACCGCGCCGGCCATATTGCCCGAATCGGTCGCGGTCATCAGAATACCGCTGAGTATCGGGCCGATGCACGGGGTCCATCCCGCGCCGAACACGATACCCATAATGAACGACGAGATGATCGACGGGTCTTTCTTCGCGTCGGACTTCATCCTCGCCTCATAGTTCAGGAACGGGATTGTGATGACGCCCATGACGTGAAGGGCGAAGATAATCAGGATCAGCGCGACCGCCCTGTCCACCCAGACGCGTATACCGCCGAGATTATCGAATATTATATAGAAGACGGACGCGAATATCGTAAAAATAACGGTAAACCCGAGCACGAAAAACACGGAGTTCAGCAGGGCTTTCTTGATGGGTTTTTTATCGGTATCGAGGTCTTTCACCGATACCCCGGTCATATACGCCAGGTACATCGGGATAAGCGGCAGGACGCACGGGGATACGAACGATAAGATTCCTCCCCCGAACGCGATAAACAGATTAACTATACTGAATTCCATGACGGCCTCCGGATAACATATTAGAGAATTATAATATATTATAAATAAATCGTCAAGGGGAAAGAGGATTTTTTAGAGATGAGACGGGAAATTCCATGAAAATCCCGGATAAACACCTATCCGGGAATAACGATGTTATTTCATGTCCTTTTCTATGTGAGATGTAAGCCCGTTGATATCGATAACGCCGGTATAGGTTTTCAGCAGGGTGCGATCCAGCCCGATCAGGGCGCAGTAGGAATTGCCGGGATCGGCCATATACCCGGTTTCCATTTCGGCAGTGGACAGGATGACGGGGAAGTTGATCTTGTTATCCTTGATAAACGACTTGACCGCGTCCGCGTCGTCAGTCCGGGCTACCCCGATCACCGCGACCTTTCCCATCATCGCCTTCTGTATCTCGA belongs to Brevinematales bacterium and includes:
- a CDS encoding cation:proton antiporter (subunit C of antiporter complex involved in resistance to high concentrations of Na+, K+, Li+ and/or alkali); protein product: MNPGTVFLITAGAVMTIGVFGILTRSNIIKILLSINILQTGVNILLIALGYKEDAAAPIITQAVSSAAAMVDPLPQALVLTSIVIAFGTTAVGLVICLNYFHTHKSLEVHSLGNEEREHQQKEVVE
- a CDS encoding cation:proton antiporter yields the protein MKTRYQSLINVAALIFLAIAVYLITVALTDTSGGGKGLNSSELNKRVSYRYIIKSVNPSAKPEVKWGEAGFEESSANIVTSIVVNYRGFDTLGEVLVLFASSAAVSLLIRKRTAKKVTPPTQIMTSSVPVVNLLVFILGAFIILHGHLTPGGGFPGGAVIASGVILVSMVFRKAFRPSMYLMLESLAGMGILIVGLLGMVNSDYFLQDFFPTGNIGNLFSSYFATILYILIGIKVAVEISNIGFHFISESIGEESV
- a CDS encoding DUF4040 domain-containing protein yields the protein MTAFIIVIGAVICAGGIAVLFVRSLKSAALITGVVSLIAALLFVLMKAFDVAITEASIGAVLSTALYFFALRRLEEDGYKPGKGERDEN
- a CDS encoding monovalent cation/H(+) antiporter subunit G, which encodes MKIIAFVFFFIGAFFIFVGTLGIVRMPDVYNKLQAGTKATTMGFLSVCVGLIFWEPSWILRALVIAGFVVLTNPIGSHALARAAKNSGIPFAGGRDKTPSEGKSEELGGKK
- a CDS encoding Na+/H+ antiporter subunit E; protein product: MKQIVKFFTAFILCLAVYFIFAGSFAVEELIAGGVVSLIGAIAILNFFDISVKILNPVRWFWMIVYIPFFLKEMVRANFHIAGIVLNPKLPIHPTIKRGRMKLSNEGARMLLANSITLTPGTLSVDMKNDELEIHCVDTAETAEQIMAPFEKHIRRIAE
- a CDS encoding TlpA family protein disulfide reductase — encoded protein: MKKDRKWVMGVLLAMAGVFFVTGLASAKFWNKPKKDKPKDDKKEDKIDNSKLASDFKAVDVTSGKKVSLSDYKGKVVVLNFWATWCPPCVSEIPDLVKLNKVYKSDLIVLGASLDNGADVAKGFVKKNKVDYPVFMADAAMQKAYGGIPSIPTTFIIDKKGQIVDKIVGGTGYDTFVKKVKSYVNEKITPDGPPTPDKPEPESKGGYNFKGQDVTSGKNVSPSDYKGKPVIVNFFATWCGPCVEEIPGFVNLQKKYGGKIQFIGISLDDEAGVAKKFIKNKGVNYPVIMSKAEIESAYGGISAIPVTVILDSKGNLVEKIVGGVSEKELEGKIKKVIK
- a CDS encoding redoxin domain-containing protein gives rise to the protein MEFSIVNLFIAFGGGILSFVSPCVLPLIPMYLAYMTGVSVKDLDTDKKPIKKALLNSVFFVLGFTVIFTIFASVFYIIFDNLGGIRVWVDRAVALILIIFALHVMGVITIPFLNYEARMKSDAKKDPSIISSFIMGIVFGAGWTPCIGPILSGILMTATDSGNMAGAVIMLVVYSLGLGVPFILTGVATKKLLSLFKSIKKHMKTVEIISGIFLIGIALFIAIPTFLPKTDTPAANGQTADPKNAIDFTGVDILTGKTVKVSDYKGKVVLVNFWATWCDPCREEIPDLIALQNKYSNDIVIIGVSIDNTVDPVDDYIRQSGIQYPVVMQVPGMEKGYGDITGVPTSFIIDRNGNPAKKFVGARSLEQFEEMLIPFIGAGGGTSDTAPQPQSANLAPDFTVQNLLSGQNITLSQYKGKVVFVNFWATWCPPCRAEIPAFIRLQAEMKDKLQIIGVSVDTIGAAAVKQFALDMNMNYPVGLGDYNLTQQYGGVSAIPTTVIVGPDGTIAGRIIGSKSYEEFKALILKYAK